CTGTTCGATTCTTTCAGGGGCATTTTGGGGCTGGAGGACAAGGACCGGCTGTACCTCATCCTGGCCGCGTATCTGCACGATCTGGGAATGTTCATCAATAACCGCGCGCACCATAAACACAGCGAGTATATCATCAGTTCTTTGAACCTTTTTCGCCTGACGGAAGACGAGATCACCCTCATCGCCTGCATCGCCCGTTATCACCGCCGGTCCGCGCCGCTCAAGTCGCATTTGCTCTACAATTCGTTACCGTCATCCCAGCAGATCCTGGTGCAAAAGTTGAGCGCGCTGTTGCGTATCGCCAATTCTTTGGACCGTTCCCACAAGCAGAAGGTGAAAGACCTGCAGGTGAAGTTCAACACGGCGGGCGACGCCACGCTGGTCGCGTCCACGCACGAGAATTTTTTGCTGGAAAAAGAAAATTTTCTTGAGAAGAAAGAACTTTTTGAAGAGATCACCGGCAATAAACTGACATTGACGGTAAAACAGGATTAAATTGTGGCTGATCAGAACAAATTCATCCATCGTGACTTGAGCTGGCTGGCTTTTAACCGGCGGGTGCTGGAAGAGGCGGCGGACGAGCATAACCCCTTGCTGGAGCGCCTGCGTTTTTTGGCCATTTTTACCAGTAATCTTGACGAGTTTTTTATGGTGCGGGTGGCCGGCGTCAAGAAACTGCTGGCGTCCGGTTATAATCGCCGTGACCCGTTCGGGGTTTATCCCCAGGACCTTTTGGCCGCGCTCAGATCGGATACGGACGCGCTTCTCAAGGACTTTGACGCTGTTTACGCCACTTCGATCAGGTCCGCAATGGACGCCGCGAAGATTTATCTGCGCACTCCGGCGGAATTGAACCCTGAACAGAAAAAATACGTCAAACGGTTTTTTGACACGACGCTATTTCCCATCATGACGCCCATGGCCGTGGACCAGGGGCATCCTTTTCCGGTGCTGCCCTCCAAGACCATGGCCTTTGCGGTGAGCATTTTGCGTTCGGAGGCCAACCATCTGGCGATCCTGCCGGTCCCCAAGGCCGTACCACGGCTTTTGAAAGTTCCGGCCGAAGGGGACGAATTTTGCTTTGTGCTGACGGAAGCGCTGATCCGTGAGAATTTGAAAGAATTTTTTAAGGGCTACAAGATCCAGGGGGAGGCCCTGTTCCGTCTCCTGCGCGACAGCGAACTGGACATCGACGAGGAATACGCGCCCAATCTCCTGAAGGCCATGGAGAAGGAGCTGAAAAAACGTTCCGTTGCCCGCGCTGTGCACCTGCAGATGGAAAGCGCGGCCTTGCCGGAATTGGTGAAGGTCATTTGTGAGGGTCTGGATTTCCCTCAAGAAGAGACCGTGATGGTGGGCGCGGACCTGGACCTGACCTATTTGTACGATATGGCTTCGGGTGTGGACAAACCGGAGCTGCGTTTCGTTTCTTTTTCCCCGTCCAGGACCGCGTATGAAAATATCTTTGAAAAGATCAAGCAAGAGGATTTCATCATCCATCTGCCGTTCCAGTCGTTTTTTCCGACGATCGATCTTGTCCAGGCCGCGGCCAAAGACCCGGATGTCTTGGCTGTCAAGATGACGCTGTACCGTACCGACGAGGATTCCGCCATCATCCGGGCGCTGACCGAAGCGGCCAAACGCGGCAAACAGGTGACGGTGGTCGTTGAGATCAAGGCCCGGTTCGAAGAGGAAAAGAACATCCAGTGGGCCCGCGATCTTGAGCAGGCGGGATGCCACGTCATTTACGGCATCGCGGGTTTAAAGATCCATTCCAAGATGACCCTGGTCGTGCGCAAGGAAGAGGGCCGCATCCGCCGTTATGTTCATTTGTCCACGGGCAATTACAATGAAAAGACCGCGGGCGTTTACGCCGACATCGGGTATTTCACCGCCAATGACGATTTTGCCCGCGACATCGCCGACGTGTTCAACGTCATCACCGGGTATTCTCTGCCTTCGCCGTGGAAGAGGGTCATTTCCTCGCCCCACGATCTGCGCAAATATTTTTTTGACCTCATCGACAAGGAGATCGCGGCCCAAAAGGAACACAAGAACGGGATGATCACGGCCAAGATGAACTCGCTGGAAGACGTGCAGGTCATTGAGAAATTGTACGCGGCGTCCCAGGCCGGGGTGAAGATCAAACTCATCGTGCGCGGCATCTGCTGCCTGGCGCCGGGCATCGAGGGGTTGAGTGAAAATATCGAGGTGAGAAGCGTGATCGGGCGCTTCCTGGAACATTCGCGCGTCTTTTTGTTCAACAATAATGGTGCCCCGCGCGTCTTTTTGTCATCGGCCGACTGGATGACGCGCAATTTCGACCGGCGCGTGGAACTTTTATTTGAGATCACCAAACCCGAGATCAAATCGCATTTGCAGTTCATTCTGGACAATTAT
The sequence above is drawn from the Candidatus Omnitrophota bacterium genome and encodes:
- the ppk1 gene encoding polyphosphate kinase 1 — encoded protein: MADQNKFIHRDLSWLAFNRRVLEEAADEHNPLLERLRFLAIFTSNLDEFFMVRVAGVKKLLASGYNRRDPFGVYPQDLLAALRSDTDALLKDFDAVYATSIRSAMDAAKIYLRTPAELNPEQKKYVKRFFDTTLFPIMTPMAVDQGHPFPVLPSKTMAFAVSILRSEANHLAILPVPKAVPRLLKVPAEGDEFCFVLTEALIRENLKEFFKGYKIQGEALFRLLRDSELDIDEEYAPNLLKAMEKELKKRSVARAVHLQMESAALPELVKVICEGLDFPQEETVMVGADLDLTYLYDMASGVDKPELRFVSFSPSRTAYENIFEKIKQEDFIIHLPFQSFFPTIDLVQAAAKDPDVLAVKMTLYRTDEDSAIIRALTEAAKRGKQVTVVVEIKARFEEEKNIQWARDLEQAGCHVIYGIAGLKIHSKMTLVVRKEEGRIRRYVHLSTGNYNEKTAGVYADIGYFTANDDFARDIADVFNVITGYSLPSPWKRVISSPHDLRKYFFDLIDKEIAAQKEHKNGMITAKMNSLEDVQVIEKLYAASQAGVKIKLIVRGICCLAPGIEGLSENIEVRSVIGRFLEHSRVFLFNNNGAPRVFLSSADWMTRNFDRRVELLFEITKPEIKSHLQFILDNYWRDTRKSRRLGLEGTYARLPKGGQAFDAQDYFINHYTR